CGGCCCGGGCGCGGGGCCGGTGAACGGGCGGGGCGGATGGTGCGTATGACTCCTCAACCGCGGATCTACGTATCTACGTGAGGAACAGGCGATGAACGACCGAGTTGCCCCGGCGATGCACGCCACCCCCGATGGTGAGGCCGAACTCTCGCTGGTGGTACGGCTGTCCTGGGAGGACGTGGCCGCGCTCGGCCAGGAGGCCGGGCGGCTGGCCGCGCGGATGCAGCGGCCGGTGACGCTGGACGAGGCGGTCAGTCATCGGTTGCGGTCGGCCCGGCCGGCGGCGGCGCACGCGAAGCCGGCTGGGGCGGCGCCGACGGCGCCGCCCGCGGTGACGTCTGCCGTGACGTCGGCGGCGTCCGTGTCCTCGTTGCCGTCGCGGCCCCCGGCGGATCAGGCTCGGCAAGCCATCGACCGGATCACCGGTACGTCGGCCATGTAGCGGGGAGATCCAGAGACCGGGGGGGCGCCGTGGGGGTGCTGTGCGTTGCCGGGTGCGGGTGCGTCGTGGCTGGTCGCGCAGTTCCCCGCGCCCCTTAGAAGCCTGGGGTGCGGCCCTTGTCGCCAGGCGTCCCCATCAGGACGTTCCCTTCCTCACCGCCGTCGTCGCCTTTCTCGCCGCCACCAGGATCGGGTCCCAGACCGGGGAGAAGGGCGGGGCGTAGCCGAGGTCCAGGGCGGTCATCTGTTCCACCGTCATACGGGCGGTCAGGGCCACGGCCGCGATGTCGACGCGCTTGCCCGCGCCCTCCCGGCCGACGATCTGGACGCCGAGGAGGCGGCCGGTGCGGCGTTCGGCGAGCATCTTGACCGTCATCAGGGCGGCCCCGGGGTAGTAACCGGCGCGGCTGGTGGACTCGATGGTGACGGTGACGTAGTGCAGGCCCGCGCGGGCGGCGTCCTTCTCGCGCAGACCGGTGCGGGCGATCTCCAGGTCGCAGACCTTGCTGACGGCGGTGCCGACGACACCGGGGAAGGTCGCGTACCCGCCGCCGACGTTGGCGCCGATGATCTGGCCGTGCTTGTTGGCGTGGGTGCCCAGTGGGATGTGGCGGTGGACGCCCGAGACCAGGTCGAGAACCTCGACGCAGTCGCCGCCGGCCCAGATGTTCTCGTGGCCCCGTACCCGCATCGAGAGGTCGGTCAGCAGCCCGCCGTGGTCGCCCAGCGGCAGGCCCGCCGCCTTCGCGAGCGACGTCTCCGGGCGTACGCCGATGCCCAGGACCACCACGTCCGCCGGGTACTCGGCGTCCTCGGTGACCACCGCGCGGACCCGGCCGTCGGCGCCGGTGCGCAGGGCGGTCACCTCGGCGTCGTCGACCATGGTGATGCCGAGGCCCTCCATGGCCCGGTGCACCAGGCGGCCCATGTCCGGGTCCAGCGTGGACATGGGCTCCTGACCGCGGTTGACGACCGTGACCTCGTACCCCCGGTTGATGAGCGCCTCGGCCATCTCCACGCCGATGTAGCCCGCGCCGACGACCACCGCGCGCCGCCCCTCGGTGGCCTTCAGGGTGTCCAACAGGGCCTGGCCGTCGTCCAGGGTCTGCACGCCGTGCGCCCCGGGGGCGTCCATGCCGGGCAGGTCGGGGCGGATCGGGCGGGCGCCGGTCGCGAGGACGAGCTTGTCGTACGCCGTCCAGGACTCGGCGCCGGAGTCGAGGTCCCGCGCGCGGACGCGGGAGCCCTCGACGTCGATCTCCACGACCTCCGTCCGCATCCGCAGATCGATGTCGCGGGCCCGGTGCTCCTCGGGCGAGCGGGCGATGAGCCGGTCGCGCTCGGGGACGTCGCCGCCCACCCAGTACGGGATGCCGCACGCGGAGTAGGAGGTGAAGTGCCCCCGTTCGAACGCCACGATCTCCAGTTCGTCGGACCCTCGCATCCGGCGGGCCTGCGACGCGGCGGACATGCCCGCCGCGTCGCCCCCGACGACCACCAGGCGTTCCCTCGAACGTTCTTCAGCGCGGCTCATGTTCATGGGAACACGCTACGGCGGTCCCGCATTTCAGGATCGCGTCACTCCCGCTCCTCCTGCTCCTCCCGCTCCTCCTCCTGGCCCGGAGCGGCCCCGACCGCGGCGGGGCGGGGGGCGCGGGTCCGGGTGACGCGGAACCACACGAGCAGGGCGAGGGCCGTGAGGAGGGCGAAGGGGAGGATCGCGGCGAGGGCCATGGCCAGCCAGCGGAACACGGCGACGAACGCGTTCCAGCCGCCCGCCAGCGCGTCCATGAAGCCGGGCTCCTCGTCCTTCTTGTCGGCCTTCTTCACCGCCGTCTCGGAGAGGGAGAGGGTGATGGTGGCGAGGCTCGTACGGTCCTTCAGCGACTTCTGCTGGGCGAGCAGCGCCTCCAGGTCGGCCTGACGGGTGCTCAGCTCGCCCTCCAGGGTGACCACGTCACCGAGCTTGGTCGCCCGGTTCATCAGCTCGCGGATACGGGCCACGCTCGCCTGCTGCGTCTTGATCCGGCTCTCCACGTCCACGACCTGGTCGGTGACGTCCTGGGCCTTCGTCTTGCGCTCGATCAGCTCCCCGGTGCCCTCCAGCGCGCTCAGGACCTCCTCGTACTCCTCGGCGGGCACGCGCAGGACGACCCGGGTGCGTTCGCGGTCCTTGCCGTCGCGGGTGGTGGACTCGTCCCCGACGTACCCGCCCGCGTTCTCCACGGCGGTGCGGGCCTCGCCCAGGGCCTTCGGCACGTCCTTGACGCGCACGGTCAGGGTGGCGGTGCGGATGATGTGACTGGACGCGATGCTCGGCGGCACGTCGGCCGCCTTGCCGTCGCTCGTGTCCTCGGCGGCCGCCCCCTCCTGCTGCCGGACCGCCCCGGCGTCGGCCTTGCTCTGCGCCTCCGCGCCGCTGCTCAGACTCGCCGCGTCGTCACCGCCGCCGCTGCACCCGGTGAGCGCCAGCGCGGCGGCGAGGAGGAGAGCGGCCAGGGTTCCTGCGGGACGCCGGGAGCGTCGTATGTGTGTTGCGGCCATGTGCGGCGTACCCCCCGAGGGTCGTGGCAGGCCTGTGTGCCTGCCGTGCTGACGTTTCTTCGACGCCGGAGGGGACCGGAACGTTGGCGGGACCCGGTCCCGAAGCGGTCACGGTCGGGACTCGGAGGGGCCACGTATCCGCGGGGGCCGGTGAACGGGCCGGTGAACGGGCCGACGGCGTGACTGTCAGTGACATCTGAGAGGGTGGAGCCATGAGCGGATCACGTACGGGTGTCGGGCGCTACGCAGGGCGCGACAGCGGGCCCGACGCCGGGCATGTCGTCGTCATCGGGGCCGGGATCGCGGGGCTGGCCGCCGCGCACGGGCTGCTGGACCGGGGTGCGAGAGTGACCGTCCTGGAGGCCTCGGACCGGGTCGGCGGCAAACTGCTGCCCGGCGAGATCGCGGGCGCGCGCGTCGACCTCGGCGCCGAGTCGATGCTGGCGCGCCGCCCCGAGGCGGTCGCCCTCGCCCGTGAGGTGGGCCTCGCCGACCGGCTCCGGCCGCCCGCCACCGCCACCGCCTCCCTGTGGACCCGGGGCGCCCTGCGGCCCATGCCCAAGGGGCACGTCATGGGTGTCCCCGGCACCGCCTCCGCCCTCGCGGGGGTCCTGTCAGCCGAGGGCCTGGCCCGGATCGAGCGGGACGCCGACCTGCCGCGCACCGAGGTCGGCGACGACGTGGCGGTGGGGGAGTACGTGGCGGCCCGCCTCGGCCGCGAGGTCGTCGACCGCCTGGTGGAGCCGCTGCTCGGCGGTGTCTACGCCGGTGACGCGTACCGCATCTCGATGCGTTCGGCCGTCCCCCAGCTCTTCGAGGCCGCCCGGACCCACACCTCCCTCACCGAGGCCGTCCGGGGCATCCAGGAGCGCGCCGCCGCCTCCCGGCAGACCGGGCCGGTGTTCATGGGCATCGAGGGCGGCATCGCGCAACTGCCGCTCGCGGTCGCCGAGTCGGTGCGGGGGCGCGGCGCCGAGATCCGCACCCGGACACCCGTCACGGAGCTGCGCCGCGAGGCCGGCGGCGGCTGGCGCGTCGTCACCGGAGGCACGGGGAGCGGGGCCGGCCCCGACGCCCGTGTCCTGCGCGCCGACGCCGTGATCGTCGCCGTCCCCGCCCCGGCCGCCGCCGGTCTGCTGCGCGCCGAGGCGCCCGAGGCCGCCGCCGAGCTGTCCGGCGTCGCGTACGCGTCGATGGCCCTGGTCACCCTCGCCTACCGCCGTGCCGGCCTCACGCTCCCCGAGGGCAGCGGCTTCCTGGTGCCGCCGGTCGACGGCCGCACCATCAAGGCGTCCACGTTCTCCTCCCGGAAGTGGGGCTGGATCGCCGACGAGAACCCCGATCTGCTCGTCCTGCGCACCTCCGTCGGCCGGTACGGCGAGACGGCGATCCTGGAGCGCGACGACCCCCACCTCGTGGAGGTGTCGAGAACCGACCTGCGCGAGGCCACCGGCCTGACGGCCACCCCGCTGGAGACCCGCGTCACCCGCTGGGACGGGGGCCTGCCGCAGTACCCGGTCGGCCACCACGCGCGCGTGGCCCGCGTCCGCGAGCACGTCGGCAGGCTGCCCGGCCTCGCGGTCTGCGGGGCGGCGTACGACGGCGTCGGCATCCCGGCCTGCGTCGCGAGCGCCACGGCCGCCGTCGACCAGATCCACGGCGACCTGCGCGCGGTGCGCGAGCTCACCGCCCACCCGGTGCAGAGCCTGCACGGGGGAGCGGGAGAATAGGCACCATGAGCGACGACGCCCCCACCACCGAGTCAGGCCGTATCCCGAACAAGGGCAAGCTGGCCAAGGACCTCAACGAGGTCATCCGCTACACGCTGTGGTCCGTCTTCCGGCTGAAGGACGTGCTGCCGGAGGACCGCGCGGGCTACGCCGACGAGGTCCAGGAGCTGTTCGACCAGCTCGCCGCGAAGGACGTGACGATCCGCGGTACGTACGACGTGTCGGGCCTGCGTGCCGACGCCGACGTCATGATCTGGTGGCACGCCGAGACCGCCGACCAGCTCCAGGAGGCGTACAACCTCTTCCGCCGTACGAGGCTGGGCCGCGCCCTGACGCCGGTGTGGTCGAACATGGCGCTGCACCGGCCCGCCGAGTTCAACCGCTCGCACATCCCGGCGTTCCTGGCGGACGAGACCCCGCGCGACTACGTGAGCGTCTACCCCTTCGTGCGGTCGTACGACTGGTACCTCCTCCCGGACGAGGACCGCCGCCGGATGCTCGCCGACCACGGCAAGATGGCCCGCGGCTACCCGGACGTCCGCGCCAACACGGTCGCCTCGTTCTCGCTGGGCGACTACGAGTGGATGCTCGCCTTCGAGGCCGACGAGCTGTACCGCATCGTCGACCTCATGCGGCACCTCCGCGCCTCGGAGGCCCGGATGCACGTCCGCGAGGAGGTCCCGTTCTACACGGGCCGCCGCAAGTCGGTGGCCGAGCTGGTGGCGGGCCTGGCGTAGCGCGGCTACCCGCGCTCCTCGGGGGGCAGGGGCGCGGGCCGTGCCGCGCACGCGGCACGCCGCTCGGGCACCCGCCCCTCCAGCAGGTAAGCCTCCAGGTACCCGTTGACGCACTTGTTCGTGCCGCTCGCGACCCCGTGGTTCCCCGCGTCCCGCTCGGTCACCAGCACCGACCCCCACAGCCGCCGGTGCAGTTCGATCGCCCCCTCGTACGGCGTGGCCGCGTCCCGCTCGGCCGCGAGGATCAGCGTCGGCGGCAGCTCACCGGGCCCGGTGCGTACGTCGAGCGGGCGCTGACGCGGCCCGGTCCAGTACGCGCACGGCAGGTTCGTCCACACGTTGTCCCAGGTCTCGAAGGGCGCGGTGCGCGCGAGCCGGGTGTTGTCGCGGTCCCAGGTCCGCCACCGCGTCGGCCAGGCCGCGTCGTTGCACTCGACGGCCGTGTAGACGGCCTTGGTGTTCTCCTGCTCGACGGCCGCCTCCGGGTACGGCCCGGCGATCTGCACGAGCGGCTTGGCGTCGCCCTTCAGATACGCGGAGAGCGCGAGGGCCCGCTGCGGCCAGTGGTCGTCGTAGTACGCGGCCTGGAGGAACGCGCCCTGCAGCTGTCCCGGCCCGACCTTCCCGCCGGCGGGCCGCACGGCGAGCCGGGCCGCCGCCCGTTCGTAGCTCCGCAGCACCTGCTCCGGGGTGTCGCCGAGCCCGTACACCTTGTGGTGCCGGGCGATCCAGGCCCGGAGGTCCGCCCAGCGCCCCTCGAACGCCGCCGACTGGTCGAGGTTGTTGCGGTACCAGATCTGCTCCGGGTCCGGGTTCACGGCCGAGTCGAAGACCATCCGGCGGACGTGCGAGGGGAACAGCGCCGCGTACAGGGCCCCGAAGTACGTGCCGTACGACGAGCCCATGAACGTCAGCCGGGGCTCGCCGAGCGCGGCCCGCAGGACGTCCAGGTCACGGGCGTTGTTGAGGGAGTGGTAGTGCCGCAGCGCGCTCCCGCCGCGCCGCGCGCACCCCCGCGCGTACGCCTTGGCGCGGGCGATCCGCTCCTTCTTGTATGCCTCCGAGGGGTGCGTCGGCGCGGGCGAGGGCCCCCGGTGGAGGCGCTTCGGGTCCTCGCAGGACAGCGGCGCCGAGCGCCCGACCCCGCGCGGGGCGTACCCGACGAGGTCGTACGCGGCGCCGATCCGCTTCCACCCCGGGAGGTGGCCGACGAGCGGATAGAACATGCCGGAGGCGCCGGGGCCGCCCGGGTTGAGCACGAGCGCGCCCTGCCGGGCGACCTTCCGCCCCCGGGCGTCCTTCCCCTTGGCCCTGATCCGGCTGACGGTCAGGGAGATCTTCTCGCCACCGGGCCGCGCGTAGTCGAGCGGCACCTCGACCGTCCCGCACCGCACCCCGTCCGGCAGGCCCTCCACCGCCGGGCACTTCCCGAACCGGATGCGCTGGTCGGGGGTCGGAGCGGCGGGAGCGGCCGGGGCGGCTGGAGTGGCCGGGGCGGCGGCGAGGCCGCTCAGCAAGAGCGCCCCTACAGCCCCGTAGAGAACGGCAGTTCGCATGGCAGTCCCTCAGTCCCTCCGAAGCCCGACAGCGACAAAAGGATGGTTCGTGCGATAAGGGGCAAATGTAAAGCACCGGCCGCCCGTGTGTTCCGCCGCCCGTGCCGTGTACTACCGCTGCTCGAACGCCGCCCGCAGCTCGGGGGACTCCACCGCCCCCACCCCCCACACGGCCACGGAGACCAGGTCCGCCACCTCGCCGCCGCCCCGGCCCACCACCGCGCCCAGCACCCGCAGGCCCTCCGGCGAGGCCCACCGGGTGCCCGGCGGTCCCTCGATCCGTGCGATGACCAGGCAGCTGAGGGTCAGCACCAGCGGCAGCGCGAACCACAGCGCGACCAGCACCCGCTGCTCCTCGAAGCCCTGCGAGGGCAGCATCAGCGCCAGCGCCCCCAGACCGCACACACCGAGCGCGGCGCCCCGCACCTGCGTGACCGCGTCGGCCACGCCCGTCCGCGAGGCCTCCGGCACGGCCAGCCCCGCCGCGACGAGCCGGTCGGAGAGCCGCCGTACGGAGTCCGCGGTGGCGGCGGTCCGCCGTACGGGTGCGATCCGGGACTGGCCGCCGGGGCCTATCGCGCCTATGACGGACCGTTCCATCTCGTCCCGCCCGTCCGGGTCCACGACGGTCGCCCAGCCGGTGTGGGCGAGCAGGAGCCGGCGCTGCCGGGCCATGGAGACGAGGGTGAGGTCGGCGACACGCGCCGGGCCGCCGGACAGGAACGCCGCCTCGTACAGCGTGAGCCGGTGGCAGTGGTGGACGTGGTCCGGGCGGACGGCGGCGGTGTCGGCCGCCGCCGCCCGCAGCGAGGTCAGACAGAGTCGGGCACAGGACACGCCGGCGGCGGCCCAGGCCAGGAGGAGGAAGAGGACCCAGAGCATGGCGTGTTTCTATGCGCCGGCCCGGGGCGGCGGCGGGCGATGACCGTAATCCGGAGGGAACGTTCCCGGTCTCGTCCGTTTGTTCACCGTTGCGGGCCGCAATTGCCAGGCGCGGCGGCTAACCGCCGTCCTCCACCGGTCCGTTGGCGGCCGGGGGCAGGGCGTAGCGCGACGGCGACGCGGAGGGCGCCGGCGTCGGGGTGGCCGGGACGGGTGACGGGGTCACCGGGACCGGGGAGCCGGGGTCGTTCGGCGGGACGGGCGGGGCCGGGGAGTTGGTGAGGGGCGGGGCGCTCGCGGAGACGGTGTCGCGGGCGATCGCGTCGTAGTCGACGAGCCCGGTGGCCTCCAGGACCTTGATGTGGTCCAGGACCGTGGTGTTGGCGTCGTCGGCGAGGTCGCGGACCAGCGAGTTGCGCGTGGTGGCGCGGACCTGGGCGACGACGGAGAAGACCTTGCCGTGCGCCAGGCGCAGGATGTTGGCGAACTCCCGGTCGTACTCCTGGCCCCGGGCCGCGGTGAGCGTGTCCAGCCAGCCCTTCTGCTGGTCGGTCGGCTGGTTGGGTAGCGGCACGCCGAGGCGCGCGGCGACATTGCGGACCCGGGCGTCGAGGAAGGTGTGCCCCTTGATGAGGTGCTCACCGGCGACCCGTACGGCCTCGGTGGTGCCCTTGGTCTCGGCCTGCTGTCCGGCGGGCAGTTCCCACAGCCCCGCCAGGCGGACCTTGGTGATGAAGTCCCGGTCCAGGGCGGACAGCGCGCCGTACCGCGTCGTCACGGTGGTCGCGTTGAGCACGCTCGCGCCGGTGCCGGAGCGGTCCGCGTACGACCAGACCGGGAAGACCAGCGCGACGAGTGTCGCCGTCAGTCCGGCGACGATGAGTCCTGTGCCACTGAAAAGTCCCCTTCTGCCCCTGGTGGTTCGCATGGCGCCTCCTGCTCGCGGCACCGCACGCTAATGCGCTCTGGGTGCTGATCGGCCTGCCGAACGGCATGTTACTGCCCGGTCTACGCCAACTGCCGTATGCGGAGGAACGGTTGAGGAGGGGACAAAGTGCGCCGGACGGTGTACGCGAAGGGGTGGGCGAATCATGTCGGAACGGGGCACAAACGACAGCAAACCCGTGTGGGGGGCACGGGTTTGTTAATCGCAGCACATCGGGGGCGAACACCCCGGCTCAACGGCGTAGCAGCACCCTGCGCGTCGCGCGGGCCAGCCGCGCCGTCGGGCGCTGCGAGAGCGGCGCGGGGCCCGAGCGCTCGAGCCACCACCGGCGGACCGCGCGGAGCACGTCCGCGTCGTCGGGGCGCCCGGTGAGCAGCACATGCTCGGCGAAGGAGAGCGCGTCCCGCCGGTAGCCGTCGGTCATCGGGTGGCCCTGCGCGTAGGCCACGAACGTCGGCCGGTACGACGATCCGAGGATCTCCGGCAGCTCCGGTGCCACCTTCGCCACGACGTCCGCCCGCTTGGCGGCCAGCGCCCGCGCCTGCACGCCCAGCCGCACCCGGTCGAACCCCTCGGGCACCGGTGTCCCCGCGACCAGCGCGGACAGCAGCGCGGCCTGCGCGAGCCCGAGCCGCTGCCGGGCGACCGGCTCGGCCTCCTCGACGGGCGCAGGCTCGGCCTCCTCGACGAGACTCCCGGGGCCCCGCACCTCGGCCTTCTCCAGCACCCCCCGGATCGCGTCCAGCTCCCGCTCCAGCTCACCGGGCTCGGGGAAGTTGTCGTCGCGCTCCAGGAGGACACCCGGCGGGGTCACCCGGGAGGTGAGGTCGGCGAGGATGTCGAGGACCGGCTGGGGGACGGGGTGGGCATGGCTGTCGTGCCAGACCCCGTCACGCTCGAAGCCGCCCGCGACATGGACGTACGCGATGGCCTCGACCGGCAGCTCGGCGAGCGCCTTCGCCGGGTCCTCGCCCCGGTTGACGTGGTTGGTGTGCAGGTTCGCCACGTCGATGAGGAGGCGGACGCCGGTGCGGTCGACGAGGTCGTAGAGGAACTGCCCCTCGGTCATCTCCTCGCCCGGCCAGCTGATGAGGGCGGCGATGTTCTCCAGCGCGAGCGGCACGGGCAGCGCGTCCTGGGCGATCCGGACGTTCTCGCACAGCACGTCCAGGGCGTCCCGGGTGCGTGGCACCGGCAGCAGGTGCCCGGCCTCCAGCAGCGGCGAGGCGGTGAGCGCGCCCCCGGCCCGGACGAACGCGATGTGCTCCGTCACCAGGGGGGCGCCCAGAGCCTCCACACGCTCCGCCAGGGAGCGCAGGCGCTGCTCGTCGGGGCGGTCGGCGCCGCCGAGACCGAGGGAGACGCCGTGCGGTACCACCGTGACGCCGCGCTCCCGCAGCCGCAGCAAGGATGCGTCGACATGACCGGGACAGACGTTCTCGGCGACGACCTCGACCCAGTCGACACCGCCCGCCGTCCCGGCCATGCGCTCGACGGCGTCGGCGATCTCCGGCCGCCACCCGATGCCCGTCCCCAGCGTCCCCGACGCCGCCCACGTGCTCGACGCCCCTGCCTGCCCCACCCGTGCGGTCTGCGCGATCTGCCCCATCGTCTCTGCCCCCTCCTCGGTCACGTCGGTCACGGCTGCACCAGGACCCTGTGTGTCTCCCTACGGCGGACCTGTGTTCCGGCGTGCCGGAGTGATGGCCCCGGCAGCGGGGCCCGAACCCCGTGGAGGGGACCTTCAGAGCAACATTTGAGCTTTCCGCCCGAGCCGTCGAGCCCGGCGCTACTGGACCTGAACCGTGCCCTGGTCCTTGTTGATCTCCTCCGGGTCCGGACGGCCGGTGGGAACCGGACTGTTGTTG
The sequence above is drawn from the Streptomyces griseiscabiei genome and encodes:
- a CDS encoding DUF4142 domain-containing protein, coding for MRTTRGRRGLFSGTGLIVAGLTATLVALVFPVWSYADRSGTGASVLNATTVTTRYGALSALDRDFITKVRLAGLWELPAGQQAETKGTTEAVRVAGEHLIKGHTFLDARVRNVAARLGVPLPNQPTDQQKGWLDTLTAARGQEYDREFANILRLAHGKVFSVVAQVRATTRNSLVRDLADDANTTVLDHIKVLEATGLVDYDAIARDTVSASAPPLTNSPAPPVPPNDPGSPVPVTPSPVPATPTPAPSASPSRYALPPAANGPVEDGG
- the hemG gene encoding protoporphyrinogen oxidase — its product is MSGSRTGVGRYAGRDSGPDAGHVVVIGAGIAGLAAAHGLLDRGARVTVLEASDRVGGKLLPGEIAGARVDLGAESMLARRPEAVALAREVGLADRLRPPATATASLWTRGALRPMPKGHVMGVPGTASALAGVLSAEGLARIERDADLPRTEVGDDVAVGEYVAARLGREVVDRLVEPLLGGVYAGDAYRISMRSAVPQLFEAARTHTSLTEAVRGIQERAAASRQTGPVFMGIEGGIAQLPLAVAESVRGRGAEIRTRTPVTELRREAGGGWRVVTGGTGSGAGPDARVLRADAVIVAVPAPAAAGLLRAEAPEAAAELSGVAYASMALVTLAYRRAGLTLPEGSGFLVPPVDGRTIKASTFSSRKWGWIADENPDLLVLRTSVGRYGETAILERDDPHLVEVSRTDLREATGLTATPLETRVTRWDGGLPQYPVGHHARVARVREHVGRLPGLAVCGAAYDGVGIPACVASATAAVDQIHGDLRAVRELTAHPVQSLHGGAGE
- a CDS encoding alpha/beta hydrolase; the encoded protein is MRTAVLYGAVGALLLSGLAAAPATPAAPAAPAAPTPDQRIRFGKCPAVEGLPDGVRCGTVEVPLDYARPGGEKISLTVSRIRAKGKDARGRKVARQGALVLNPGGPGASGMFYPLVGHLPGWKRIGAAYDLVGYAPRGVGRSAPLSCEDPKRLHRGPSPAPTHPSEAYKKERIARAKAYARGCARRGGSALRHYHSLNNARDLDVLRAALGEPRLTFMGSSYGTYFGALYAALFPSHVRRMVFDSAVNPDPEQIWYRNNLDQSAAFEGRWADLRAWIARHHKVYGLGDTPEQVLRSYERAAARLAVRPAGGKVGPGQLQGAFLQAAYYDDHWPQRALALSAYLKGDAKPLVQIAGPYPEAAVEQENTKAVYTAVECNDAAWPTRWRTWDRDNTRLARTAPFETWDNVWTNLPCAYWTGPRQRPLDVRTGPGELPPTLILAAERDAATPYEGAIELHRRLWGSVLVTERDAGNHGVASGTNKCVNGYLEAYLLEGRVPERRAACAARPAPLPPEERG
- a CDS encoding TIGR04222 domain-containing membrane protein, with the protein product MLWVLFLLLAWAAAGVSCARLCLTSLRAAAADTAAVRPDHVHHCHRLTLYEAAFLSGGPARVADLTLVSMARQRRLLLAHTGWATVVDPDGRDEMERSVIGAIGPGGQSRIAPVRRTAATADSVRRLSDRLVAAGLAVPEASRTGVADAVTQVRGAALGVCGLGALALMLPSQGFEEQRVLVALWFALPLVLTLSCLVIARIEGPPGTRWASPEGLRVLGAVVGRGGGEVADLVSVAVWGVGAVESPELRAAFEQR
- a CDS encoding DUF4349 domain-containing protein is translated as MAATHIRRSRRPAGTLAALLLAAALALTGCSGGGDDAASLSSGAEAQSKADAGAVRQQEGAAAEDTSDGKAADVPPSIASSHIIRTATLTVRVKDVPKALGEARTAVENAGGYVGDESTTRDGKDRERTRVVLRVPAEEYEEVLSALEGTGELIERKTKAQDVTDQVVDVESRIKTQQASVARIRELMNRATKLGDVVTLEGELSTRQADLEALLAQQKSLKDRTSLATITLSLSETAVKKADKKDEEPGFMDALAGGWNAFVAVFRWLAMALAAILPFALLTALALLVWFRVTRTRAPRPAAVGAAPGQEEEREEQEERE
- a CDS encoding FAD-dependent oxidoreductase produces the protein MNMSRAEERSRERLVVVGGDAAGMSAASQARRMRGSDELEIVAFERGHFTSYSACGIPYWVGGDVPERDRLIARSPEEHRARDIDLRMRTEVVEIDVEGSRVRARDLDSGAESWTAYDKLVLATGARPIRPDLPGMDAPGAHGVQTLDDGQALLDTLKATEGRRAVVVGAGYIGVEMAEALINRGYEVTVVNRGQEPMSTLDPDMGRLVHRAMEGLGITMVDDAEVTALRTGADGRVRAVVTEDAEYPADVVVLGIGVRPETSLAKAAGLPLGDHGGLLTDLSMRVRGHENIWAGGDCVEVLDLVSGVHRHIPLGTHANKHGQIIGANVGGGYATFPGVVGTAVSKVCDLEIARTGLREKDAARAGLHYVTVTIESTSRAGYYPGAALMTVKMLAERRTGRLLGVQIVGREGAGKRVDIAAVALTARMTVEQMTALDLGYAPPFSPVWDPILVAARKATTAVRKGTS
- the hemQ gene encoding hydrogen peroxide-dependent heme synthase produces the protein MSDDAPTTESGRIPNKGKLAKDLNEVIRYTLWSVFRLKDVLPEDRAGYADEVQELFDQLAAKDVTIRGTYDVSGLRADADVMIWWHAETADQLQEAYNLFRRTRLGRALTPVWSNMALHRPAEFNRSHIPAFLADETPRDYVSVYPFVRSYDWYLLPDEDRRRMLADHGKMARGYPDVRANTVASFSLGDYEWMLAFEADELYRIVDLMRHLRASEARMHVREEVPFYTGRRKSVAELVAGLA
- a CDS encoding DUF692 domain-containing protein; translated protein: MTDVTEEGAETMGQIAQTARVGQAGASSTWAASGTLGTGIGWRPEIADAVERMAGTAGGVDWVEVVAENVCPGHVDASLLRLRERGVTVVPHGVSLGLGGADRPDEQRLRSLAERVEALGAPLVTEHIAFVRAGGALTASPLLEAGHLLPVPRTRDALDVLCENVRIAQDALPVPLALENIAALISWPGEEMTEGQFLYDLVDRTGVRLLIDVANLHTNHVNRGEDPAKALAELPVEAIAYVHVAGGFERDGVWHDSHAHPVPQPVLDILADLTSRVTPPGVLLERDDNFPEPGELERELDAIRGVLEKAEVRGPGSLVEEAEPAPVEEAEPVARQRLGLAQAALLSALVAGTPVPEGFDRVRLGVQARALAAKRADVVAKVAPELPEILGSSYRPTFVAYAQGHPMTDGYRRDALSFAEHVLLTGRPDDADVLRAVRRWWLERSGPAPLSQRPTARLARATRRVLLRR